In the Streptomyces cinnamoneus genome, GTCGTGCGGGGCGGAACGAGTACGGGCGGCGGTACGGGGCTGTGCGGTACGGACACGTGCGGCTCCTGTTCCAGACCCACATGCGAGACCCACGGGCAAGCTACTTACTCGGCGGTAGACCCTGGCCGCAAAGGTACGCCTCGCGCAGTCCCGTCTCCAGAGGGCCTCGGCCCCCGCGGCCGGGCGCGGCCCGGCGCCGGGCCGGGCCCGCCGGCCGCGCCGGAAGGGGCGTCAGGGGCGGGCGGAGGCCGTCCACCGCTGCCCGTTCATGAGGTTCTCCAGGCCCACCCACGCGACGTTCATCAGCGTCGCCGCCGTCTCCTTGGCCGTGGGCACGGCACCGGTGCGGTCGTTGGCCCACCCGGCGAGCGACTCCGCCGCCCCGACCAGGGCGTGCGCGAGGCCGGAGACCTCGTGGCCGGGAAGCGCCCCCGCGCCGCCGGCGTCCCGCTCCCCCGCCGCCGCCGCGCCGTCCGCCGTTTCCGCCAGCAACCGCGTGACGAGGTCGACGATCTCCTGCCGCAGCTCCGCCACCACCACGGCGAACGGCTCCCCGTGCGTACGGGCCTGGCAGCTGAGCACCGCCCAGCCGGCGGGGTGTTCGGCGGTGTGGGCGAAGAAGGCGCGCAGCCCGCTCCACAGCCGGCTCTCGGCGGGGGCGGCCGGGTCGACCGCGGCCCGCACGGCCTCCATCAGCGCCGTCGCCTCACGCCGGATGCACGCGCTGAAGAGGTCTTCCTTCGAGTTGAGATAGAGGTAGACCAGCGGCTTCGACGCCCCCGCCAGCTCGGCGATCTCGTCCATGGACGCGGCGCGGTAGCCGCGCCGGGCGAAGACCTCCACGGCGGCGTCGAGCATCTGACGCTCGCGCACCTCGCGCGGCATCCGCTTGGCCTTGCCCCCGGCCCTCGGTCCGGCGCCGCGCTTGCCGGCCGCGCCGGGCTTCGCCGCGCGGCCCTGCCCGCCGGCCTTGGGCTCCGGCTCGGCGCGGGCCACGGCGCCCCGCTTGCGCGGCGCGGCCACCGGTATCCGTGCAGCATTCACGAAATTCACGACAGAAATCCCTCCGCCCCCGTGACGGTACCGGCAGGTAATATCACAGGGAGGGAGGACGTCAAGGGTACGGATCAAGCCGACACGACGTCGGCCCGCCGTCCCCGGGGGTCCGCAAGGCGTGTGCCCGCCCCGCGCACGCCGACGCCCCCGGCCGCGCGGGGCGGCGACCGGGGGCGCTGACGGTACGGCTACGCGGCCACCGGCGCGGGCTGCCGCTCGGGCCGGGGCTCGGCCTCCAGCTTCGAGCCGTCGGCGGTCTCGTAGGCCTCGCGGTCGAGGATCCCCTCGCGGGAGGCGACCAGGATCGGGACGACCGACTGGCCGGCCACGTTCGTCGCGGTGCGCATCATGTCCACGATCGGGTCGATGGCCAGCAGCAGGCCCACGCCCGCCATCGGCAGGCCGAGCGTCGACAGGGTCAGGGTCAGCATGACCGTCGCGCCGGTGAGGCCGGCGGTGGCGGCGGAGCCGATGACCGAGACGAAGGCGATCAGGACGTAGTCCTTGACCTCCAGCGGCACGTCGAAGACCTGGGCCACGAAGATCGCGGCGATGGCCGGGTAGATGGAGGCGCAGCCGTCCATCTTGGTCGTCGAGCCGAACGGCACCGCGAAGGAGGCGTAGTCCTTGGGCACGCCGAGGCGCTCGGTGACCTTCTGCGTCAGCGGCATCGTGCCGACGGAGGAGCGGGAGACGAAGGCCAGCTGGATGGCGGGCCAGGCGCCCTTGAAGAACCGCAGCGGGTTGACCTTGGCGACCGTGGCCAGCAGCAGCGGGTAGACGACGAACAGCACGAGGGCGCAGCCGACGTAGATGTCGGCGGTGAAGGTCGCGTACTTGCTGATCAGGTTCCAGCCGTACTTGTAGACGGCCTTGCCGACGAGGCCGAGGCTGCCCAGCGGGGCGAGGCGGATGACCCACCACAGCACCTTCTGCAGCAGCTCCAGCACGGACTCGCTGAGCGAGAGCAGCGGCTGGGCCTTCTCGCCGACCTGGAGGACGGCGACGCCGGCGACGGCGGCCATGAAGACGATCTGGAGCACGTTCAGCTCGGTGAACGGCGTGATGACGTCGGTCGGGACGATTCCGGTGAGGAAGTCCAGCCACGACCCCTTCTTCTTGGGGTCGGCGCCGTCGGCGGCGGTCAGGCCGGTGCCGGCGCCCGGGTCGGTGAGCAGACCGATGGCGAGGCCGATGACCACCGCGATCAGCGACGTGATCATGAACCAGAGCAGGGTGCGGGTGGCCAGCCGGGCGGCGTTGGAGACGTTCCGCAGGTTGGTGATCGACACCAGGATGGCGAAGAAGACCAGCGGGGCGACCACGACCATCAGCAGCTGGACGAAGATGCCACCGATCTTGTCGAGGGTGGTCTGCAGCCACCCGACGTCACCGCTCTTGGCGGCCCAGCCGAGCAGGGCGCCCAGCACCAGGCCGAGCAGGATCTGGGCCCAGAAGGGGACCTTGGGTATGCGGGACGTGCGCGACGTCGCGGGCACGGGGGATGAGGACAACGGGATCTCCGGGGGACAGGCAGAAGTCAGAAAGAGGCGCCGGGGCACCGGGGAGAGTCCGAACCGTTGCGTACGGGATCTCCGGCCGCGGGACGCCACGAGAGCGGGAGCGTCACATCAACGGCGGCGACAGGCCGCGGAGACGCGGCGGCAAAGATCGACGTGCAGGCGCGCCACGAGCACGGGGCTCGTGGGGGGCTGGGGCGCTGCTGCTGTCTTCATGTCGACCACGTTAACACTTGTTCTTTGAGGAACCCATAGGAATTCTTGGGGTTCCGCCTTCGGAAAAACGCCGAAGCCCCGCCACGGAAGGGGGATTCCATGGCGGGGCTTTGAGTCGGTGTGAGGAGTCTTACACCTCTACGACGCCTTGCGGGCGATACGGGCGTTACACCCCGTCCTCCTGGCCGGCGTTGGCGGCGAAGCGCTCCTTAGCCCGGTCCACCCGGTGCGAGATCTGCACGGACATCGCGTCGCGCTGCTTGCGCAGCAGCACGAAGCTGAGGGGCCCCGAGATGACGAGCGCGAGCAGCAGCATCCAGAAGATGTTCGAGCCGTTGACCCCGATCGGGATGAGGTGGGCGTAGCACAGCACCCACACCACCGCGAAGCACGCGACGAGCAGGCCTATGCGCGAGGCGGTGTAGCGCAGCGAGGCGTACTTGTGGCTACTGGCGGTACTCACAGTCGGACCTTCTTCTCCAGCGGCAACCAAAAGGGTCGCTTCCAGTCAAACACGGCCGGTCAAACCCGGACCGCACCCGGGGGTCACACACGCATCGGCTGGGGCGACTCGCGCAGCGAGGCGTCCGGGCCCGGGTACTCACGGATGATCTCGTAGCGCGTGTTGCGCTCCACCGGACGGAAGCCGGCCTCGCGGATGAGGTCCAGCAGGTCGTCGCGGGTGAGCTTGTTGGGCGTGCCGTAGTTGTCGGCGTCGTGAGTGATCTTGTACTCGACGACCGAGCCGTCCATGTCGTCCGCGCCGTGCTGGAGCGCCAGCTGGGCCGTCTGGACGCCGTGCATGACCCAGAACACCTTCACGTGCGGGACGTTGTCGAACAGCAGGCGCGAGACGGCGAAGGTCTTGAGCGCCTCGGTGCCCGTCGCCATCGTCGTGCGGGCCTGGAGGCGGTTGCGGACCTTGCCGTCCTTCATGTCCACGAAGTCGTGCTGGTAGCGCAGCGGGATGAAGACGTGGAAGCCGCCGGTCTCGTCCTGGAGCTCACGCAGCCGCAGCACGTGGTCCACCCGGTGCCGGGGCTCCTCGATGTGCCCGTAGAGCATCGTCGCCGGGCCCTTGAGGCCCTTGGAGTGGGCGAGGCGGTGGATGCGCGACCAGTCCTCCCAGTGGGTGTCGTGGTCGACGATGTGCTGCCGCACCTCCCAGTCGAAGATCTCCGCGCCACCGCCGGTCAGCGACTCCAGACCGGCGTCGATCAGCTCGTCGAGGATCTCCTCGGCGGGCATTCCCGAGATCTTCTCGAAGTGCTGGATCTCGGTCGCGGTGAACGCCTTCAGGGAGACGTTCGGCAGCGCCTCCTTGAGCGCCCGCAGGGAGCGCGGGTAGTAGCGCCAGGGCAGCGTCGGGTGGAGGCCGTTGACGATGTGCAGCTCGGTGAGGTTCTCGCTCTCCATGGCCTTGGCCAGGCGGACGGCCTCCTCGATGCGCATGGTGTACGCGTCCTTCTCGCCCGGCTTCCGCTGGAACGAGCAGTAGGCGCACGACGCCGTGCACACGTTCGTCATGTTGAGGTGACGGTTGACGTTGAAGTGGACGACGTCGCCGTTCTTCCGCGTCCGCACGTGGTGCGCCAGCCCGCCCAGCCAGGCCAGGTCGTCGGACTCGTACAGCGCGACGCCGTCCTCGCGGGTGAGCCGCTCCCCGGCGAAGACCTTCTCCTCCAGCTCGCGCTTGAGCCCAGCGTCCATGGGTGCGCCCGCCTCTCCTGATGCTCCGGATGACCGCTTCGAGCGTACTCCCCCGCTTTTACACGTCCTCGGGCAGCTCGCCCACCCGGTTCTCCCACTTGGTGGACAGCACGATCGTGGTGCGGGTGCGGCTGACGCCCTTGGTGCCGGACAGCCGGCGGATGGTGCGCTCCAGGCCGTCGACGTCGCCGACGCGGACCTTGAGCATGTACGAGTCGTCGCCGGCGATGAACCAGCAGTCCTCGATCTCCTCCAGGTCCCGCAGCCGGCGGGCCACGTCCTCGTGGTCGGCGGCGTCCGAGAGCTGGATGCCGATGAGCGCCGTGACGCCGAGCCCGAGGGACGCGGAGTTGACGGTCGCCCGGTAGCCGGTGATGACACCCGCCGCCTCCAGGCGGTTGATCCGGTCCGTGACGCTCGGCCCGGACAGGCCGACGAGCCTGCCCAGTTCCGCGTACGAGGCCCGGCCGTTCTCCCGCAGGGCCTGGATGAGCTGCCTGTCCACCGCGTCCATAACCTGGCACCTTTCAATAATCAGCGAACTCGCCGGTTTACGTGTAGAATCTAAGGCACGTGGGGCGCTAGACCCCGCAAATCTTTCACCAGATCGTCGAACCAGCGACGATCCTTCGATCCTCAGGAGTGAGGCCCCCGTGTACTCGATCGAGATGGCCTACGCCCGTATGCGCGAGCTGCAGGACCTGGCCAACCGCTCGCGTGCCCACCAGTCCCCCGAGCCGCGCCGCACCGCGAAGTCCCGCACCCCGCGCGCGAAGAAGAGCTAGCCCTCACGGCGAGAGCCACGCGCACCACCGAGCTCTCCCTCCCACCGGCGGTACAGCCGATGCGGCACCCCTGCCGCGTCCAGCACCCGCCCGGCGACGAAGTCCACCAGATCCTGGATGTGCGTCGCCCCCGCGTAGAACGCCGGCGAAGCGGGCAGCACCACGGCTCCCGCCTCGTCGAGCGCCACCAGCTGTCTGAGCGTCTGACCGCTGAGCGGCGTCTCCCGCACCGCGACGATCAACGGTCGCCGCTCCTTCAGCGTCACGCTCGCCACGCGCTGCAAGAGGTCCTTCGAGAGTCCGAGCGCCACCCCGGCCACGCACGCCGTGCTCGCCGGGACGATGAGCATCCCCTTGACGGGGTACGAGCCCGAGGACGGGCCGGCCGCCAGATCCCCGGCTGGCCAGTACCGCACGTCGGACACGTCGACGTCGAAGGCGTGCGGCTTGCCGTCCGCCCCCATCGAGAGCCAGCCGGTCAGGTCCTGCCGCCAGTGCGCGTCCCGGAAGGCGATCCCCGTCTCGTCGAGCAGCGTCAGCCGCGAGGCGCGGCTGACCACCAGGTCCACGGCCTCGCCCGCCGCGAGCAGCCCCCGCACGACGGCCGCCGCGTAGGGCGTCCCGGACGCGCCGGACACCCCGACCACCCAGGGCCGGCGTCGCGTTGAGTGTTCGTTGCGCTCCACACCCCCGAGCCTATCCGGAGGTAATGACCCCGGGCCGGGCCAGGCGACTCGGTCGGGTGACGCACCGGGCGCTTTACGAGGCGGCGTTCACCGCTCAAGATCCACATCAAGCTGTCGTGAAAGAACTTTGACATGATCGATCGCTTTGCACTTTAGTTATCGTTTGCCAAGAACCGTCAATGGGGGAGCGCATCATCAACACCACGCGTAAAGCACTGGCCGCCGCCGGCGTTGTGGCGGTCATCGCCGCCGGAACGACCGCCTGCGACCCGAGCGACAGCCTGAGCCCGGCCGCCAAGGTCAAGCAGGCCTTCGACAAGCTCGGCAAGCAGAAGTCGCTCTCCACGGAGATCGGCTTCAACGCCAGCGCCGACCAGATCTTCAAGGCCATGAAGGACGAGAAGGGCTTCACGCGTGAGGACGCGGACATGCTCGCCGGCATGCGCCTCGCCTACTCCTTCGGTTCCGACAAGGCCCTGAAGGACGCCGAGAGCGACGACAAGAGCTTCAAGTACGGCGTGGCGCTCACCCTCACCGGCGACAAGCCGATGTTCGAGGCGCGCCAGGTCGACGAGAAGGCCTACCTCCGCCTCGACTTCAAGGGCCTGTCCTCCTTCGTCGAGAAGCAGCAGGCGAAGAAGGGCAAGAAGGCCGACGCCGAGGACAAGGCCTTCCAGAAGCTGATCAACGACGCCGACCAGCTCCCCTC is a window encoding:
- a CDS encoding DUF4229 domain-containing protein; the protein is MSTASSHKYASLRYTASRIGLLVACFAVVWVLCYAHLIPIGVNGSNIFWMLLLALVISGPLSFVLLRKQRDAMSVQISHRVDRAKERFAANAGQEDGV
- a CDS encoding TetR/AcrR family transcriptional regulator, whose product is MPREVRERQMLDAAVEVFARRGYRAASMDEIAELAGASKPLVYLYLNSKEDLFSACIRREATALMEAVRAAVDPAAPAESRLWSGLRAFFAHTAEHPAGWAVLSCQARTHGEPFAVVVAELRQEIVDLVTRLLAETADGAAAAGERDAGGAGALPGHEVSGLAHALVGAAESLAGWANDRTGAVPTAKETAATLMNVAWVGLENLMNGQRWTASARP
- a CDS encoding UbiX family flavin prenyltransferase, with amino-acid sequence MERNEHSTRRRPWVVGVSGASGTPYAAAVVRGLLAAGEAVDLVVSRASRLTLLDETGIAFRDAHWRQDLTGWLSMGADGKPHAFDVDVSDVRYWPAGDLAAGPSSGSYPVKGMLIVPASTACVAGVALGLSKDLLQRVASVTLKERRPLIVAVRETPLSGQTLRQLVALDEAGAVVLPASPAFYAGATHIQDLVDFVAGRVLDAAGVPHRLYRRWEGELGGARGSRREG
- a CDS encoding Lrp/AsnC family transcriptional regulator, translated to MDAVDRQLIQALRENGRASYAELGRLVGLSGPSVTDRINRLEAAGVITGYRATVNSASLGLGVTALIGIQLSDAADHEDVARRLRDLEEIEDCWFIAGDDSYMLKVRVGDVDGLERTIRRLSGTKGVSRTRTTIVLSTKWENRVGELPEDV
- a CDS encoding dicarboxylate/amino acid:cation symporter produces the protein MPATSRTSRIPKVPFWAQILLGLVLGALLGWAAKSGDVGWLQTTLDKIGGIFVQLLMVVVAPLVFFAILVSITNLRNVSNAARLATRTLLWFMITSLIAVVIGLAIGLLTDPGAGTGLTAADGADPKKKGSWLDFLTGIVPTDVITPFTELNVLQIVFMAAVAGVAVLQVGEKAQPLLSLSESVLELLQKVLWWVIRLAPLGSLGLVGKAVYKYGWNLISKYATFTADIYVGCALVLFVVYPLLLATVAKVNPLRFFKGAWPAIQLAFVSRSSVGTMPLTQKVTERLGVPKDYASFAVPFGSTTKMDGCASIYPAIAAIFVAQVFDVPLEVKDYVLIAFVSVIGSAATAGLTGATVMLTLTLSTLGLPMAGVGLLLAIDPIVDMMRTATNVAGQSVVPILVASREGILDREAYETADGSKLEAEPRPERQPAPVAA
- the mqnE gene encoding aminofutalosine synthase MqnE, whose translation is MDAGLKRELEEKVFAGERLTREDGVALYESDDLAWLGGLAHHVRTRKNGDVVHFNVNRHLNMTNVCTASCAYCSFQRKPGEKDAYTMRIEEAVRLAKAMESENLTELHIVNGLHPTLPWRYYPRSLRALKEALPNVSLKAFTATEIQHFEKISGMPAEEILDELIDAGLESLTGGGAEIFDWEVRQHIVDHDTHWEDWSRIHRLAHSKGLKGPATMLYGHIEEPRHRVDHVLRLRELQDETGGFHVFIPLRYQHDFVDMKDGKVRNRLQARTTMATGTEALKTFAVSRLLFDNVPHVKVFWVMHGVQTAQLALQHGADDMDGSVVEYKITHDADNYGTPNKLTRDDLLDLIREAGFRPVERNTRYEIIREYPGPDASLRESPQPMRV